Below is a genomic region from Triticum dicoccoides isolate Atlit2015 ecotype Zavitan chromosome 5A, WEW_v2.0, whole genome shotgun sequence.
ACTGACGTGGAggttttttcttgttctttttgtgGGAGCGGCATGAACTAGGAGAAGCTTGGGATCAAGGCGACTTAAGGTGggagtggtgagcatcatgagtgAGGCCTTGTTGCATGCTGCCTTGCCATGGACCTTTCGATATCCCAGTGACTATGAGGCTTCTTATCTGCCGATTTGATGAGTGATGTGAGTATTTCCTAACCCATGTGCCATGGACTCATGGTGAACGGGTGGGGTTAGGATTTCTgggtggacccacctgtcagtggcaGCAAGAGTGTTCTATATTTTTGTTCATATGGATGTGTTGGGTTCACTTATGTACGATAACCTCCTGTAAAGTCTGCTTCTCTACTACTGCATATGGATGTGCTAGGCTCAGTTATACAGTGATGCATGGGCAATGATGTGCTAGCCAATGGAGAATTAATTCGGAAGTTTGAATTTTTAGCACTCGAATGACTACAGCTAGCTTTTTTGTTAGTTGCTCGATGGTTGAATGCAACTTTCATAGCAACCTAAGAACCTGCAAACTGCTTAATTATAATCCAAGTTCACGAATAAGTGATGTTTCTATTATTGATATGGTATTTAAGATGTATGACCATTGACCGCTAGCTTATATTGTCGTTAGTACATACAGTACATAATAGCCCAAAAATAAACATTCCAGAAATTTCTCGACACAAATATACATATGAGTTTTGTGAATGGGAGGGAGTGCATATCATCACACCACGAAATTGCGGCAAAACCACATTGGGGCATTATTTGAGCTGATTCTGACAACAGAGGGTAGAATATGAAATAGTTTTATGTTTGAGATGGTAAAGTAGGCTATGTACCGAACATGAGTGTTAAATTTACATTTGGTTCTTCCAGTTCACACATGTATAttttactatactactccctctgatccatattaattaTCGCAGCTTTAGTACAACTTTAGTACTATTAATTTCGATTGGAGGGAGTACTACAATTAATTTTGATTGGAGGGAGTACCATTTTTCGTTTTGCCCAGAACCCAGATGGTGTGATACTGACATTCTACGCTGGACATGTTTCTCTAATACAACATGTCATAGATATCAGCAACCGATCCGTTGTCATGGAGCTATCCAGGTGATTTCTATGGATTATATTGTTTTGATTGTGCTTGGACGGAAGGACGGTTGAAATATGTAAGTGTATGATGCAATGATCAATTAGTTGTGTAGTATCAAACTGTGGAATCTGCATATCTGTCAGCCTTATATGTGTAACAGTGCTAGTGCCACCTAATTTGTTGGTAGAACCCAATTAACACCTCATGTGTCATGTTTTACTTTGGAATCCTTATGTGTAGCAGCTCCAAGGATCATACGAAAAACAAAAGCACAGACAAGTCCAATCAATACACGTGGTTTATATGATCTTTGGAATAACATGGAGCGGGGGCCTGCAGAAACTCAGCATTAAGCATTCTAATATTTAATCAAAATTAAGTATCCACCCCCATTGGATCAAGGGAGGATAGTAATCCTTATAAACATAGAGACACAAGCCCCAAGAAAAAATATGGTAAGCATGACTGGTCAAACACTGTCTAACAATCTGCACTCGGCATGTTGCTATCCTACAGTATGCTGTAGATGTCCGCAATCAATTATCTTTGAACAGTCTAGATCAAGTGTACCAAGATGTGGATTCAAGTGTTATCATCATGCATCAATCACACTGGTAACCAGATTCCATTTGAAATGGAACGCGTAAGGATATCCCAATGCCTCCAACTCCAAACATTTGTATATGTGGTTGATATCTTTACCACCCCTCGTCTGTCATTATAAGCAGTAATTGTTGTTTTTGTGGGCGCCAAACTTCTAGTGCGTGTGCATATGATAAGAATGGAAAGGCAGTGGGGTCTTTTAAAGGCAAGATTTGTGCTACGATTCAAATATGTACGAACATAAGTACAATGATCAATGTCGTATCAAGTTGGAGAATCTGTATGTCTATCAACCTTATGTGAGTAACAGTGCTACAACAACCAATTTAGTGGAACTGCGGCAGTACAATCAAAACCTCATGTCCTTTTTATTGCAGCAAAACACAATCAAACCTCGTAACATTTTAAGTTAAGGACTAAGGCGGGCAAGAGCTAGCTTAAAAAAATTCATCAATAATAGGCACTAAAAAAAGTGTATATGATGCTTGTCAATTGTGATCTCTCCAGAATAGCATGGAGCAGGGGCCTACAGAGCTCAGCTTTGGTTGAATTAAAACTATCAACAACCCACTGACTACAGAGAGGATAGCAATCCTTATAAATACAGACACTGGAAATTTTGTGTATTTACGTCATTGTTGTTTTGAGTACACATAAAATCAAAAGTCTGCATCGATACAATGGAAGTGTTCCAAGTTCAGTCGCCCTTCCTAAGATTTACAATTACAATACGCACGGCACAGCAAAAGTTAGCTAATGCTCATATGGCTCTGTATTTACAACATGCATCGACCTCAATGAAAAATCTCATCTCCCTCCAACTCATCTAGCCCACAGCTGAGTTAGCATCTTCTTCCAGGATGATGTGTGCCAGTAGTGCTGACTGCTAAGGCACAAATTCTTCCTAGTTCGCCAATGAACGAGCCCGAATCCATCCTATGAGTCCTCCACGTTATGCACCAGTTGTGGTTTTGTGGATCTGTTCGTGCTAGGTAACCTAAGCTGCTCATAGAGTACCCCAAAAAAAAAAGTTGATCACTATGTCTAGAACTGGGATTGTTTAGCTACCAGTAAACTATCAGCAATCTTCTGGGAGTGCCATGTGGTTAGCTATCTTAGAGATTGGCCATTCATTTGATAAATCTAATACAAAGAAGCAAGACCAAAATTATGCTGAACATGGCAGCATTTGGAATAACAGGAAATTGAGCATAAGCAAAGTGTAATTAATAGGTAAGACACCGCAACTGGTGACTAACCTTGGACCTCCGTGTGCTTAGTGACACAGGTTCCTTCTTCACTGGTTTATAAGCAAAACTCTCAAGATCGATCACCGGTGGGGGTGACATGGGTTTACTAGCATCTGTCCCCATGGGGTTACTAGCAACTGTATGATCTCTTGCAACCTTGATATGGAAAAATAGAACAGTATTTTCTTTTGTTAGCTTATTACTATGTCAGCGATATGACTGAAGGGATACAGGTCTGGGAAGGAAAACCACGTACCTGTTCATTTGATGGTTCATGCTTGAGATCCAAACAATCAGCAAACAGGAGCACCTTCGTTTGAAGAGAGGGACAATTAGAATCATGTGGAAATAGTACTAAATCAAAAGATGCATCAAAATGTGGAAAGTACCTTGTTTAATGATTCCAGATTTGAAGCATCAGCTGCAAGAACTTGCGCTCCGAGCACCGTGGCAAAAGAATTTTCACGAGGACAGAAAGGACATGTTACTGGCTTGTATACACATCCATCCTTCTCAGACCAAACACCGGACTGATGAGCAGAACCTTCACTGCAGAATTTGCTAAGGATCCCTTGATTGAGTGAAGAAGCTTCACATACAAGAACATTTACCACAGCTGGTGGCGATGACATAAGATCTTCTGCGAAGCCAACAGTTGATAGCCCATGTCTCAAAAGACATGTCAAGTACAATTTTGAGGGCGATGCCAATGAACATGAAACAAGAAAGCCATCCTTCTGTAATCCAAGTGGCGTTTTGCATGTGGTACAACGAATATCAAGCTTTGTTCCTGCAGATTTATTTGATGCAAACTCTGCCGCCTTGTGACTTCTTTCAAGCTTGAAATTTTCACACCTGGACATTTTCTGACTTTCACAACACAGACCATCAGTTCTCTTCAGATCTCGGGGCGCCATGCTAACAGCACAATCAGTATTGCAGAAAGATGTGCTTGAAGGATTAGAAGGATTAGAATGCTCTGTGCCAGTACAACAGCTCACTGGTATATTAAACCTTCTCCTTTTCTGGTACTGAGAATTTACGCTTCTGTCTATTGAAGATTCATGATCCAAATGATAACCTCTATTGGCTGTTCTTTCAGGAGTACCCGCTGATGTTGACACGCAAGATTGGTTTCTGTTAGCTGTTGAGAGCGAAGCAGACACGCCTACGACCTGATCTTCACCATTGTCCATCGCTGCGGATGTATTTACCTCAGAATGAATGCTGGGGCTAGCAACTGGATCCTTAGCAGAAGTTCTTTCCACAAGAGTAGGCTCTTGCGACCTGTCTTCTGGTGGAGTGAAGATTGTTAACTTTGCATGCCTGCAAACAATAGCAAGGTTAATTAAATGAGAATTGAATTACATCACAATTCTCAGGAACAAACATGCCTGAATGATGATAGATTACCCAGACATAGAATCGCAAATTTCCAAGTCGATAACATTTATATCAACTGCATGATTTCCCCCAATGTCTGATTCGTCTTCCAAATTATTCTGAATTTTATGCGATGGAGGAAGTTGGCATGCTGTTGAAAGACTTCCTGGTACAGGGGAGCTTTTTTTCTTTGTGaagtcagaagattttgaagagacCTGGCATGCTTCGGATGATGTACAAGGCCTGCCATAATTTTCATGGTCTACTCCCACAACATCAATGTTTGAAACCTTCAGACTGCCATGTTTGTTCTTTACCTTCTGATTACTTTGCTGTACTGAGTGCTTTGAGAAATCTGGTTTTGGCCAAGGCAGAATTCTTTTATCACCGTATGATGTAAGTAGATTGTCATCCAACTTACCCTTCTGATTACTTTGCAGTACTGAGTGTTTTGAGAAATTTGGTTCTGGCCAATGCAACTTTCTTTTATCACCGTGTGATGTAAGTAGATCGTCATCCAACTTATCCTTAGTGGACATTTCTTGACGTTTGATCTTAATATGTTCCTGAAAAGATCACCATTTATTTTAGATAGTGCATCcacatttagaatatcaaatgcatAATAATATCAGTACCTCAGCCTTCTGAAAAAACTTCTCCATCTTATCCATTGTCTCCTGGAAGCTATCATAATGCTTAATTGAGTTTTTAAGCCATTTTGAAATGTGTAGAAGGTTTCTCTCTTCCTGATATCGCTCATCTGTAATAACAACAGtgatcataagtaattttgaatcaAGAACAGCTTATTGTATCCAATGGAATACAAATCAATCAAATAGAAAAACTATAAGAACCAACTTTCTGTCAAGCCATGAAACATTTGGGAGTGAGAATTGAGTAACATACCAATCAAAATTATGCCTCCGTAGTCAAATTTATGCCGAATACATCGACCTAGAAAAATAATTATAGTAATTAGCCATTTTAAACATCTTAATTACAACAAATGATCTTCAACAGATAAAGTAGTATCATACCAGCAGCTTGATTCAGAGCACGAAATGCTTGGTGACAGTACCATTCACTCCCACTCAAAAGATTCTTTGATGATTTGTAGGAATCATTATATTTCTTTTTCAGCTTTACTtggacatcatttctgatccatgaATTAACGTCAGAAATAAACACAGCAAAGGAACTGCACTTATGTCTAGAAGAAGAAAAAAGATACTTACATATTTGGGAACGGAATGCCAACAATGACCTAATGTCTTAGTCAAGAAAAATTGCTGGGCATCAAAAGCATACAGGTGCGGCAGCTAAAAACGTTAGACAGTTCGCTATTACCAATCATGCTACTGGATAGTAGTGCAGAATTTGACACTGAACTCTTAAAGGCATATAACGATGAAAATAAAGGATACAACAACCCTAGCATTGTCATCAGAGAAGTCAATTCCTTCAGATACCTGAAATAAAAATCAGCAGCGACAAAACATAAGCTAATGGCTGCTGATAAACACGCAGCACCAAGACTTTCAAATTGGGGCTTATGCATGTGTACATATGCATTTATGGTTGTGTGCATGTAAATGGATAGAATTAGCACCTTGCCACGGCAAACTGCAAGAAAAGCAGCTCCTCCTTTAGCAGATTCCTGTGATGAATTCTTTCTCACTCGATTCTTCACAATTTGTTTTGCACCACCTCTGCCTTTCTTAAGAGGAACCTTACCAAGGATTGCATTATAGTATCCATTTAGGACAGGCTCGAGTTCCTCAGTACTACCTCTAGGCTCTGAAACAAACAAATCTCAGATAAGCAACAAGCAGGAAACATAAATGTAAAGTGTGTCTTTTAGAGTTTCTGAAGCAGCATAAATCTTACCAACAAACACCGGTTTTCGAGCATTCAATCGTGCCCACTGACCAGTCTGAGACCAGCGCACTTTCAATTTGTCCAACAGCTTATAGCTAGGAAAAAACACTAGAGCACCACCAGGCACTATTCTGCATATTTCTTCTATTGAAGCTCCAAGTTCATCCTATATAAAAATGAGAGCATTAAATTTTTGGAGAAAAGGATTTATGTTAGCACATAAAAAAACAATGACTACCCACAAAAAAAACAATGACTAGTTACCTGGAAAGAATATGCATCTGCAGTTTTATAGCTGGCATTCAATCGATGTGTTGTTGGGCCAGATGACAGTACACTAGCAAAAACCTGCATCACCATACAACATAGGCTGAGAAATCGCATAAAGTGATTGCTTGGCATAAACAATCTATGATGATATCTCTACTATGCATGCAAGCTCCATATCTTATCCAGGTCACGAGTGAATTAAAGGGTAAGAAGCTTAGAGTTCATCAGGCCAAAGCATTTCTATGCTGCCTGGTGCAGGACAGCACTGTATTTCAATTGGTGAGAAATGATGATCAGTTAGGACTAGCAAAAAAAATCCTGAAACCTGACAAAACTAGCTTAACCATTATTCTAATTGGTTAGATATAAGAGGATTGGGCATGTACAGTAAAATCAAGCCATGTCAGTTAGCTCAAAATGTTTAGCTTTCAAATAGTTTAAATTAGACAACTTTTTATTACATTGCCTTGCAATTTATCATATTGCACACTTTTTCAGTCAAAATATCGGATAAAGCTTGGGAATCTGTGATAACATTTAACTGAATATTCATTTCCATTACAATGGGGCAAAATGACCGAATTTGCAGAAAGAAGGAATCATGTTTCACATTTTACCAGCTAACGTTGTGTGGAACAGAAAAAAATCTGGAGTGGGGATAGGGGAAACTAGTATGGTTCCGCTTTCCTTAACTTCATACCCAATAGTTAGTAAAAACTATTGCCATTTGGCTATGCAGGTATTTTGTAGCACAACCTACTTGCaggagacacacctgagaatcagcATCGATTACGTGAGGAGCTTCCATGCAAGCATCAAACTGTACACCGAGTTCAGATGCAAAGGAGCCCATTGGAGAGAGTGTGCTGCAGAGATATATGTTAAGAGCCAGCTATATATTATCTGTTGATCTGATATTGCACAGAAACTGTGGGCTATTTTGGAAAACTCCAGAAGTGGATAACCAGTTATTTAGTTTGGAACAATTATATGTCAGCTGGTCATGTGCCTACATGGCGGTGAAAAGCCTGTTCGCACATCCATAAGGCTGAAAGCCCTGTGCTCGGCCAAATTCCAGCTAGCAAGTATGTGCCATACATAAATTTACCATATTTACTAGTTATACATTACATGTACATACACttgctttcttttctgtttttttttcaattCATCGAAGCCATATGCTGCTACCGTAAACTAAAACACTTACCTAACATTTTGAGAAGAGAAACGTCAACGTGGAAACTTACCCAGATGTCAATATTACTGAATGGGTTAGATCTGCAATGTCTTGAAAAACAACAGCAGGATTGAGGCACCACAAACTCATCACATTTCTCACTCCAAAGGCAGAAGTGCCTGCAAATGATGTGATTCAAATATGTAATGAGACTGTCAATGACTTGAAAGTTGATCAAGCAACCAGATTTGTAATTTAAAGAGCATCTGAATCACATGTACAGTGTCCAAGAGCCAATTTTCTCTTGATAAAATGTTCTCCCCTTCCACATCATTAGGAAAACATATTATAAGGAAGTAAGCATGGCTACCTTCTCTGTGAGCAAACCGTTGGATAGCAAGTTGGTAATCATACAAATGGCGCCCATTCCTACCAAAAAAGTGACTCAGTGAGGAGAATAGACCTGAAAAAAATTCATGGTATTATTAGGTTATTAAATTTACTGAAGATTAATGGGGAACAAGGTGTTGCTTACTCTCCAGTGTCATAGCACCATGACCAGTTAAGTGGTCTCCCTCTGACTCAGTATCCGAAGCAGCCTTAACTGCCTAAAACAAGAGGCAATATCAAGAATCAAGGTGCATGTTGACAGTCTTGACAGCCACATGCCACAGAAAGAAATATTACAGAGAAAATGTTCCAGAGCTACATTAAACTAGTGAATATAATCTACTACTCTAGAGTAACtgcattttgaaacttgaactgggaAGCACCTTCGTCGCACATTCCTGCAATATCGGGAAGTATGCAGGAGTAATACCAGCCTTCTGGAGTTCCTTCACAGCATTTTCACCAGTCCAACTGAGGATTACAAAAGGTTATATCAACTGGATGCAAGGAAAATGCTTACTTTCGTCCTTTGTTGCAAGCATGTAGTTATTCTAGTGAATTGTACAAGTGGAAATTAATTAACAAGATAGAATCCAATGTTTTTAAAATATTAATGGATGATTTTTGGATTTAGTATGCTTGAAATTTGTACTGGAAATAAGTAGACAGTATCTAATAACAGGAAAAAAAATCTGAGATGCTTTAGTGCCTAATGTGATTCCATGTGCAGTACCAAGTTATTTGCACTAATGACACAGCACCATAGAAGCAACTGGTCATGTTTCAGTGGTCCATAAAATCCTAACATCTCAGCGCGAAGCAATCATGAATAACTTCTGAAAGTCTGAGGAGCTCTTCCAACTTTACATATCACAGCAAATCCATGCCAAACGCCAACACAATCTTTGGTTTAACATTCCATCGGCTAAGCGGCACGGATACAGATATGTGTCGGTATCGGGGCAATACAGATAGGGACACTTAAAATATTCAAAATGCCAATACAGGGATATACTTCTAACTATTTTTCAAGTGAACACTAAATTGTTTGTCTTAGCAGGAACAGCAAATTACATGGCAAAGACACTTTTTTTGGCTTTTATTTTTCTAGTGCATATTTAGCGCTTGCAACCTCGATTCTGAGCTGAGTAAGACTATCAATTGTTACCTTTCTACATGAATGTATTCCAGCCCCAACTGTTTACTAGCACATATTTATTCCCAAACCTTAGGTTTTATTTGGTCGCGGAGATGGAGAAGCGAAGGACGGCAACAATGACAGTGTGATAATTTGCACTTTTTCCATCTAGGGATGGCAAAGCTGGATGAATTCAGAGATATTTTTTTACAATGTCAATCTTGCCCCTAGTAAATCAACCAAGGGAAAAGGTCGGTACCTCTATATAGATCCTGATACTGGTACCTCATGGCAAACATTAGATAGATAAATCAGGTAAGAAACAACACAAGATTCCATAGTACGTACAATGAAGGAGGATGGTCAAATTCGTTATCTCGTGGATCACCCTCCTGAGCAGAAATCCAAGTGCTAAGCCCCTGCATAAGTACTAGAGCTTAATCCCTGACACCAGCATTGCTACTAGGGGTGTATTCTTCCTTTATTAATGGGGAACAACAGGATTATGAATTCTTCTCTTCTCATAAATGTACCTCAATGATGTCATGCAAGGGTTGGTATATCTTTCCAACAGCCTGATCAGTGGCTAACTTTGCTAGTTCTTCCTTGAGACCttgatcacagaaataaataagttTAGCTTAGCATGGGTTGTAACAGGAGGATATGTTTTCTGAACGATGAGCTTTAACAGAACAGTGATGATCATCTTACTGTTAAGTgattcttcatcaacatcaacacTTCCAGAATCACGTGCTATGTCTTCTATGTTGCTGCAAGGCAAGGACTTGAAATAAGGATAACAGCTGGAATTCACCGTTTTGTTATTAAAACTGCTCTGAAGAGAAAACTTCCGAGTGATAACTGATTAGGAACCACAAGAAATATATTGCTAGCTTATCTAAGGAAACCATTGATTGACACTGAAAAAGAATCATGAGTCTGGACTTACTGCGCTTCATCGAGAATAACGATTGAGCCAGCGATATTAATGTCCATTGCTCTCCTGACAATTGGACTAATTAGGTAGTTATATGGGCAGAAAACCAGTTGAGCTGCTTCTGCCATGGTTTGCGCAGCAAAATATGGACATCCTGCAGATAACCAAAAAGAAAGGTGGCAAGACAATAGATTTCAGCATCCAGTGGTGGCATAATGTATCCCTCAGGGGAAAATCTATGTAACCAAAGAGATAGACAAACCTTTGACTTGTCTTCCAACCTTAAGAAGATC
It encodes:
- the LOC119302829 gene encoding Fanconi anemia group J protein homolog; translation: MGAAHDDDDGDFAATPAPAPAPAPARGVYQVSGVPVEFPYKPYGTQLAFMGRVIATLDRGRRQGRSHALLESPTGTGKSLSLLCAALAWQRHYPFRAPPAPAAPDPLLHGGGFVPDDTQQQPTPGIPEKAAAAAKKKNAPTIYYATRTHSQITQVVRELRKTSYRVRMAILASRKHYCVNKTACMADSIDEGCKRLLDDKVQGCPEFKNAQKLSRHPSLQTGGSYEVHDIEDLLKVGRQVKGCPYFAAQTMAEAAQLVFCPYNYLISPIVRRAMDINIAGSIVILDEAHNIEDIARDSGSVDVDEESLNSLKEELAKLATDQAVGKIYQPLHDIIEGLSTWISAQEGDPRDNEFDHPPSFWTGENAVKELQKAGITPAYFPILQECATKAVKAASDTESEGDHLTGHGAMTLESLFSSLSHFFGRNGRHLYDYQLAIQRFAHREGTSAFGVRNVMSLWCLNPAVVFQDIADLTHSVILTSGTLSPMGSFASELGVQFDACMEAPHVIDADSQVFASVLSSGPTTHRLNASYKTADAYSFQDELGASIEEICRIVPGGALVFFPSYKLLDKLKVRWSQTGQWARLNARKPVFVEPRGSTEELEPVLNGYYNAILGKVPLKKGRGGAKQIVKNRVRKNSSQESAKGGAAFLAVCRGKVSEGIDFSDDNARVVVIVGIPFPNINDVQVKLKKKYNDSYKSSKNLLSGSEWYCHQAFRALNQAAGRCIRHKFDYGGIILIDERYQEERNLLHISKWLKNSIKHYDSFQETMDKMEKFFQKAEEHIKIKRQEMSTKDKLDDDLLTSHGDKRKLHWPEPNFSKHSVLQSNQKGKLDDNLLTSYGDKRILPWPKPDFSKHSVQQSNQKVKNKHGSLKVSNIDVVGVDHENYGRPCTSSEACQVSSKSSDFTKKKSSPVPGSLSTACQLPPSHKIQNNLEDESDIGGNHAVDINVIDLEICDSMSGHAKLTIFTPPEDRSQEPTLVERTSAKDPVASPSIHSEVNTSAAMDNGEDQVVGVSASLSTANRNQSCVSTSAGTPERTANRGYHLDHESSIDRSVNSQYQKRRRFNIPVSCCTGTEHSNPSNPSSTSFCNTDCAVSMAPRDLKRTDGLCCESQKMSRCENFKLERSHKAAEFASNKSAGTKLDIRCTTCKTPLGLQKDGFLVSCSLASPSKLYLTCLLRHGLSTVGFAEDLMSSPPAVVNVLVCEASSLNQGILSKFCSEGSAHQSGVWSEKDGCVYKPVTCPFCPRENSFATVLGAQVLAADASNLESLNKVLLFADCLDLKHEPSNEQVARDHTVASNPMGTDASKPMSPPPVIDLESFAYKPVKKEPVSLSTRRSKLRLPSTNRSTKPQLVHNVEDS